The following are from one region of the Rhizobium sullae genome:
- a CDS encoding acetolactate synthase 3 large subunit, whose translation MTGTDKQTADNRMTGAEIVLRALKDNGVEHLFGYPGGAVLPIYDEIFQQDEIKHILVRHEQGAGHAAEGYARSTGKVGVMLVTSGPGATNAVTPLQDALMDSIPLVCLTGQVPTSLIGSDAFQECDTVGITRPCTKHNWLVKDVNELAAVIHEAFRIAQSGRPGPVVVDIPKDVQFATGTYTPPSDHTIQRSYQPKLQGDLNQIHAAIELMANARRPVIYSGGGVINSGPEACRLLRELVELTDFPITSTLMGLGAYPASGKNWLKMLGMHGSYEANMAMHDCDVMVCIGARFDDRITGRINAFSPNSKKIHIDIDPSSINKNVRVDIPIRGDVAYVLEDMVRLWRALPKRPEKGQLSDWWTSIARWRARNSFAYTKSNDVIMPQYALERLYELTKDRDTYITTEVGQHQMWAAQFFGFEQPNRWMTSGGLGTMGYGLPAALGVQIAHPESLVIDIAGDASIQMCIQEMSAAIQHNAPIKIFIMNNQYMGMVRQWQQLLHGNRLSNSYTEAMPDFVKLAEAYGAVGLRCEKPDDLDGTIQEMIDVKKPVILDCRVANLANCFPMIPSGKAHNEMLLPDEATDEAVANAIDAKGRQLV comes from the coding sequence ATGACGGGCACGGACAAGCAGACGGCAGACAATCGGATGACAGGAGCGGAAATCGTTCTGCGGGCGCTGAAGGACAACGGTGTCGAGCATCTCTTCGGCTATCCGGGCGGCGCCGTGCTGCCGATCTATGACGAGATCTTCCAGCAGGACGAGATCAAGCATATCCTCGTCCGCCATGAGCAGGGCGCCGGCCATGCCGCCGAAGGCTATGCCCGCTCGACCGGCAAGGTCGGCGTCATGCTGGTCACCTCCGGTCCGGGTGCAACCAATGCCGTCACGCCGCTGCAGGACGCTCTGATGGATTCGATCCCGCTCGTCTGCCTCACCGGCCAGGTGCCGACCTCGCTCATCGGTTCAGACGCCTTCCAGGAATGCGATACCGTCGGCATCACGCGGCCTTGCACCAAGCACAACTGGTTGGTCAAGGATGTCAACGAGCTCGCTGCCGTTATCCATGAAGCCTTCCGCATCGCCCAGTCCGGCCGGCCCGGCCCGGTCGTCGTCGATATTCCGAAGGACGTTCAGTTCGCGACAGGCACCTATACGCCGCCGTCCGATCATACGATCCAGAGAAGCTATCAGCCGAAACTCCAAGGCGATCTCAACCAGATTCATGCGGCAATCGAGCTGATGGCCAATGCGCGCCGTCCTGTCATCTATTCCGGCGGCGGCGTCATCAATTCCGGTCCGGAAGCCTGCAGGCTACTGCGCGAGCTGGTGGAACTCACCGACTTCCCGATCACTTCGACGCTGATGGGCCTTGGCGCCTATCCGGCCTCCGGCAAAAACTGGCTGAAGATGCTCGGCATGCATGGTTCCTACGAGGCCAACATGGCGATGCACGATTGCGACGTCATGGTCTGCATCGGCGCCCGCTTCGACGACCGCATTACTGGCCGCATCAATGCCTTCTCACCGAATTCCAAGAAGATCCACATCGACATCGACCCGTCCTCGATCAACAAGAACGTTCGCGTCGACATCCCCATCCGCGGCGACGTCGCGTACGTGCTGGAAGATATGGTCCGCCTGTGGCGTGCCCTTCCGAAGAGGCCGGAGAAGGGCCAACTTTCCGACTGGTGGACGAGCATCGCACGCTGGCGCGCGCGCAATTCCTTCGCCTACACGAAGAGCAACGACGTCATCATGCCGCAATACGCGCTCGAGCGTCTTTATGAACTGACAAAGGACCGCGACACCTACATCACCACCGAAGTCGGCCAGCATCAGATGTGGGCAGCGCAGTTCTTCGGCTTCGAACAGCCGAACCGCTGGATGACCTCGGGCGGCCTCGGCACGATGGGTTACGGACTGCCCGCAGCGCTCGGCGTGCAGATCGCCCATCCCGAAAGCCTCGTCATCGATATTGCCGGCGATGCCTCGATCCAGATGTGCATCCAGGAAATGTCGGCGGCAATCCAGCACAATGCGCCGATCAAGATCTTCATCATGAACAACCAATACATGGGCATGGTCCGCCAGTGGCAGCAGCTGCTGCACGGCAACCGGCTGTCCAACTCCTATACGGAGGCGATGCCGGACTTCGTGAAGCTGGCGGAGGCCTATGGCGCCGTCGGCCTGCGCTGCGAAAAGCCGGATGATCTCGACGGTACGATCCAGGAGATGATCGACGTGAAAAAGCCGGTCATCTTGGATTGCCGCGTCGCCAATCTCGCCAACTGCTTCCCGATGATCCCGTCGGGCAAAGCGCATAACGAGATGCTGCTGCCGGACGAAGCCACGGACGAAGCGGTCGCCAATGCGATCGACGCCAAGGGCCGTCAGCTCGTTTGA
- the ilvN gene encoding acetolactate synthase small subunit: MNAHLQPTGSAYFISQETAAAENHTLSILVDNEPGVLARVIGLFSGRGYNIESLTVSETEHQAHLSRITIVTRGTPHVLEQIKAQLERIVPVHRVVDLTVRARELGQERPIEREVALVKVVGTGETRAETLRLADAFHAKVVDATVEHFILEITGKSSNIDQFVAIMKPLGLIEVCRTGIAAMNRGPQGM, translated from the coding sequence ATGAACGCACATCTACAGCCGACAGGCTCCGCCTACTTCATCTCGCAGGAAACCGCAGCCGCCGAGAACCATACCCTTTCGATCCTCGTCGATAACGAGCCAGGCGTCCTTGCCCGCGTCATCGGCCTGTTCTCCGGCCGGGGCTACAACATCGAAAGTCTAACGGTCTCCGAAACTGAGCATCAGGCGCATCTGTCGCGCATCACCATCGTGACGCGCGGTACGCCGCATGTGCTGGAGCAGATCAAGGCGCAACTCGAGCGCATCGTGCCGGTGCATCGCGTCGTGGATCTGACGGTGCGCGCCCGCGAACTCGGGCAGGAGCGGCCGATTGAACGGGAAGTGGCGCTCGTCAAGGTGGTCGGGACCGGCGAAACCCGCGCCGAGACGTTGCGTCTTGCCGATGCCTTCCATGCCAAGGTAGTCGATGCGACCGTCGAGCATTTCATTCTGGAAATCACCGGCAAGTCCTCGAACATCGATCAGTTCGTGGCGATCATGAAGCCGCTCGGCCTGATCGAAGTCTGCCGCACAGGCATCGCCGCCATGAACCGCGGCCCGCAGGGAATGTGA
- a CDS encoding aldo/keto reductase, with product MQDDPIPKITFPNGIEVPSLGQGTWNMGERASEAEREIASLKAGIELGMTLIDTAEMYGEGDSERIVGRAIKDRRDGLFIVTKVYPWNASRRGTIEACERSLSRLGVDQIDLYLLHWRGEHPLADTVEAFEDLKDAGKIGAWGVSNFDIGDMEELLTVPGGRLVAANQVLYNLARRGIEYDLLPWCQKHDIPVMAYSPIEQGRILHNPELIRIAKANQATPAQVALAFLLERDGVIAIPKTSNAERAAENRDCVSLDISDEDWAALDAAFPPPTRKSALEML from the coding sequence ATGCAAGACGACCCCATTCCCAAGATCACCTTTCCGAACGGCATCGAAGTCCCGTCCCTCGGCCAGGGCACCTGGAACATGGGAGAACGGGCGTCGGAAGCCGAGCGCGAAATCGCAAGCCTCAAGGCCGGCATCGAGCTCGGCATGACACTGATCGACACGGCCGAAATGTACGGCGAGGGCGACTCCGAACGCATCGTTGGCCGCGCCATCAAGGACCGGCGCGACGGGCTGTTCATCGTGACCAAGGTCTATCCGTGGAATGCCAGCCGCAGGGGGACGATCGAGGCCTGCGAGAGAAGCCTCTCCCGTCTGGGTGTCGACCAGATCGATCTCTACTTGCTGCATTGGCGCGGCGAACATCCGCTCGCCGACACGGTCGAGGCCTTCGAAGACCTGAAGGACGCCGGAAAGATCGGCGCCTGGGGCGTTTCGAATTTCGATATCGGCGACATGGAGGAACTGCTTACGGTCCCGGGCGGCAGGCTTGTCGCCGCCAACCAGGTTCTCTACAATCTCGCGCGCCGCGGCATCGAGTACGATCTACTGCCCTGGTGCCAGAAGCATGATATCCCGGTCATGGCTTATTCGCCGATCGAGCAGGGCCGCATCCTGCACAATCCCGAACTCATCCGCATCGCCAAGGCAAATCAGGCGACACCGGCGCAGGTTGCCCTCGCCTTTCTTCTCGAACGCGATGGCGTAATCGCCATCCCGAAGACATCGAATGCCGAACGCGCCGCCGAAAACCGCGATTGCGTATCGCTCGATATCAGCGACGAGGATTGGGCAGCCCTCGACGCCGCCTTCCCGCCGCCGACTCGCAAATCGGCGCTCGAAATGCTCTGA
- a CDS encoding LysE family translocator, giving the protein MPLDTFLALVLFAFTTSITPGPNNMMLFASGANFGFRRTIPHMFGIGAGFFSLLLGVGLGLGALLHTVPALYTALKFGGGIYLVWIAWKIATSRSLSEGMESVKPMSFVAAAAFQWVNPKAWVMAVTAMATYTNPELYVASVLIVGLAFAAVNVPSVSTWAGFGSALREWLSDPVRLKWFNVTMAALLVVSLWPMLK; this is encoded by the coding sequence ATGCCGCTGGATACGTTTCTGGCACTCGTTCTTTTTGCCTTCACGACCTCGATCACGCCGGGGCCGAACAACATGATGCTTTTTGCATCGGGCGCGAATTTTGGCTTTCGCCGGACGATCCCGCATATGTTCGGCATTGGCGCTGGGTTTTTCTCGCTGCTTCTCGGCGTCGGCCTCGGGCTCGGCGCGTTGCTGCATACGGTGCCCGCGCTTTATACAGCGTTGAAATTCGGGGGCGGTATCTATCTTGTCTGGATCGCCTGGAAGATCGCGACGTCACGGTCGCTGAGCGAGGGCATGGAAAGCGTCAAGCCGATGTCATTCGTTGCGGCAGCCGCGTTCCAATGGGTCAATCCCAAGGCCTGGGTTATGGCAGTGACGGCGATGGCGACTTACACCAATCCAGAACTTTACGTCGCAAGCGTGCTGATCGTTGGCTTGGCCTTTGCGGCGGTCAACGTTCCGAGTGTTTCGACTTGGGCCGGTTTCGGCTCCGCATTGCGCGAATGGCTATCCGACCCCGTACGGCTCAAATGGTTCAACGTCACCATGGCGGCGCTCTTGGTGGTTAGCCTCTGGCCGATGTTGAAATAA
- a CDS encoding DUF2269 family protein, with protein sequence MLAQCLLLAHVIGATVLFGTGASIAFFMVAAHRTRDPKLIAHVAGTVVVADTLFTATAVILQPVTGYLLARIVGWDFSEGWIALSLLLYVVTGRFWLPVVWIQIRLRDLARWASTSGVPLPDEYFRLYRIWFACGFPAFFAVAGILWLMLNKPSLALIQLPRR encoded by the coding sequence ATGCTTGCGCAATGTCTCCTGCTCGCCCACGTGATCGGCGCAACGGTCCTCTTCGGAACAGGTGCGAGCATCGCCTTCTTCATGGTCGCGGCGCACCGGACACGCGATCCAAAACTGATTGCGCATGTCGCGGGGACAGTAGTAGTTGCCGATACGCTCTTCACGGCCACGGCCGTCATTCTCCAGCCGGTGACAGGGTATCTGCTTGCCCGCATCGTCGGCTGGGATTTCAGTGAAGGCTGGATCGCGCTTTCCCTCCTGCTCTATGTCGTCACCGGCCGCTTCTGGCTGCCGGTCGTTTGGATACAGATCAGGCTTCGCGACCTGGCGCGGTGGGCAAGCACCAGCGGCGTTCCGCTTCCGGACGAATATTTCCGCCTCTACCGGATATGGTTCGCGTGCGGTTTCCCCGCATTCTTCGCCGTCGCCGGCATTCTCTGGCTGATGCTCAACAAGCCCTCGCTCGCATTAATCCAGCTGCCGCGGCGTTAG
- a CDS encoding DoxX-like family protein, translated as MLAVAVAVAYLAGGSLLEPELWLDPLGPLVKVLPSLLLTLVTLAVLDER; from the coding sequence ATGCTCGCTGTTGCTGTCGCTGTCGCCTATCTGGCCGGAGGTTCACTTCTGGAGCCCGAACTTTGGCTCGATCCGCTGGGACCGCTCGTCAAAGTCCTGCCGTCGTTGCTGCTGACGCTCGTCACCCTCGCCGTCCTGGATGAACGCTAA
- a CDS encoding NAD-dependent epimerase/dehydratase family protein: MNILILGATGFIGSAVAARLVADGHVVSGLARTSVQARTKWPDVRWLRRRLAGRPL, encoded by the coding sequence ATGAACATTCTGATTCTCGGCGCAACAGGTTTCATCGGCTCCGCCGTCGCCGCCCGTCTGGTGGCAGATGGCCATGTCGTAAGCGGCCTTGCCCGCACTTCCGTCCAGGCCCGGACCAAATGGCCCGATGTCCGCTGGCTGCGCAGGCGCCTTGCAGGACGGCCTCTCTGA
- the nthA gene encoding nitrile hydratase subunit alpha produces the protein MHDHADHDHDHHHDNRYSDMQARVKALETVLTEKGLIDPAAIDAIVETYETKIGPRNGAHVVAKAWSDAAFAEWLNTDATAAIASLGYAGRQGEHMRAVFNTPETHNLVVCTLCSCYPWSVLGLPPVWYKAPAYRARVVIDPRGVLAEFGLTLPAEKKIRVWDSTAELRYLVIPERPEGTEGLSEQQLAGLVSRDAMIGTAIASAPGVVA, from the coding sequence TTGCACGATCATGCTGATCACGACCACGACCATCATCACGACAACCGCTATTCCGACATGCAGGCGCGTGTGAAAGCACTGGAGACGGTGCTGACGGAGAAGGGGTTGATCGATCCGGCGGCGATCGATGCGATCGTCGAGACCTATGAGACGAAGATCGGCCCGCGCAACGGCGCCCATGTCGTTGCTAAGGCCTGGAGCGATGCCGCGTTTGCCGAATGGCTGAACACCGATGCTACGGCGGCGATCGCGAGCCTCGGTTATGCCGGACGGCAGGGCGAACATATGCGCGCGGTCTTCAATACGCCGGAGACCCATAACCTCGTCGTCTGCACGCTTTGCTCCTGTTATCCATGGTCGGTGCTCGGCCTGCCGCCGGTCTGGTACAAGGCGCCGGCCTATCGCGCGCGGGTGGTGATCGATCCGCGCGGCGTGCTTGCCGAATTCGGCCTGACGCTTCCGGCGGAGAAGAAAATCCGCGTCTGGGATTCGACGGCCGAGCTGCGCTATCTCGTCATTCCCGAGCGTCCCGAGGGAACGGAAGGTCTGAGCGAGCAGCAACTTGCCGGTCTCGTCAGCCGCGATGCGATGATCGGAACAGCAATTGCCTCCGCGCCGGGAGTTGTCGCATGA
- the nthB gene encoding nitrile hydratase subunit beta, whose protein sequence is MNGPHDLGGQMGFGPVAPEKDEPYFHAEWEKRALGLTLSCGAFGAWTIDESRHARENIPPPDYLSASYYEIWMRALEVLLERHGFATAAEIDAGHKQTAGAVPKRVLKADMVASVLARGGACDRPVETAARFAVGDKVRTKNFNPETHTRLPRYARARSGVIEAVQGSFVFPDDNAHGKGETPQWVYTVVFDGKEIWGEGADSSLTVSIDAWESYLEPV, encoded by the coding sequence ATGAATGGGCCGCACGATCTTGGCGGACAGATGGGGTTCGGGCCGGTCGCGCCTGAAAAGGACGAGCCGTATTTCCATGCCGAATGGGAGAAACGAGCGCTTGGCCTGACGCTATCCTGCGGTGCCTTCGGCGCCTGGACGATCGACGAGAGCCGGCACGCGCGCGAGAACATCCCGCCGCCTGATTATCTTTCTGCAAGCTATTATGAAATATGGATGCGGGCGCTGGAAGTGCTGCTCGAGCGGCACGGGTTCGCAACGGCTGCGGAGATCGACGCCGGGCACAAGCAGACGGCCGGAGCGGTGCCGAAACGGGTTCTGAAAGCGGATATGGTTGCAAGCGTTCTGGCGCGCGGAGGCGCTTGCGACCGTCCGGTGGAAACGGCTGCGCGCTTTGCCGTCGGCGACAAGGTCCGGACGAAGAATTTCAATCCGGAAACGCATACCCGGTTGCCGCGCTATGCGCGTGCCAGGAGCGGCGTGATCGAGGCGGTGCAGGGCTCCTTTGTGTTCCCGGACGACAATGCGCATGGCAAGGGCGAGACTCCGCAATGGGTCTATACCGTCGTGTTCGACGGGAAGGAAATCTGGGGCGAGGGCGCCGATTCCTCGCTGACGGTTTCGATCGATGCCTGGGAGAGCTATCTTGAGCCTGTGTGA
- a CDS encoding nitrile hydratase accessory protein, giving the protein MSLCETASPLARSPELPKSADGEPVFPEPWAAAAFAMTVHLHERSLFTWSEWAETLSVELRTPGRAIDGSDYFDCWVAALSSLLVSKGIADAGAIHLLQESWQRAAEATPHGKPIELSNDPLR; this is encoded by the coding sequence TTGAGCCTGTGTGAAACGGCTTCGCCGCTGGCGCGATCGCCCGAACTGCCAAAATCCGCCGATGGCGAGCCCGTCTTTCCCGAGCCCTGGGCGGCTGCAGCTTTTGCAATGACGGTACACCTCCACGAACGCAGTCTCTTCACATGGAGCGAATGGGCGGAGACGCTTTCGGTCGAACTGCGCACGCCGGGCCGGGCAATCGACGGCAGCGATTATTTCGACTGCTGGGTTGCAGCGCTTTCCTCGCTCCTTGTTAGCAAGGGCATCGCCGATGCTGGTGCCATCCATTTGCTGCAGGAGAGCTGGCAGCGTGCCGCGGAAGCGACGCCGCATGGAAAGCCGATCGAGCTTTCCAACGATCCGCTGCGCTGA
- a CDS encoding anti-sigma factor family protein, translated as MNETNPTVPEADLHAYADGQLPESARARVETWLQDNPEDAAKVTAWQAQNAAIRAMFAPYEKSKESDILLVTPENGASIWARRSAIAAAAVFLFALGALAGHYGPPLVQQPELKLAASETLPAEAQNAFLVYASEVRHPVEVFANEEAHLATWLGKRLSIPNLKVPDLQSLGFRLVGGRLLPVDGKPGAMFMYENQAGERLTALVGRNKANRTTSFRFASAGGVETFYWIDGELGYAVTGEISRDMLRQVAEECYKQFPS; from the coding sequence ATGAACGAAACCAACCCGACCGTGCCCGAAGCGGATCTCCACGCCTATGCTGACGGGCAGTTGCCCGAAAGCGCCCGCGCCCGTGTCGAGACATGGCTGCAGGACAATCCCGAGGACGCCGCCAAGGTGACGGCATGGCAGGCACAGAATGCCGCGATCCGCGCGATGTTCGCGCCTTACGAAAAATCCAAGGAAAGCGACATCCTGCTAGTCACGCCGGAGAATGGCGCTTCCATTTGGGCAAGACGCTCGGCCATCGCCGCAGCCGCCGTTTTCCTCTTCGCGCTTGGCGCCCTTGCCGGTCATTACGGCCCTCCGCTCGTCCAGCAACCCGAGCTGAAGCTTGCCGCTTCCGAGACGCTGCCGGCAGAGGCACAGAACGCATTCCTGGTCTACGCAAGCGAGGTTCGCCACCCGGTCGAGGTCTTCGCCAACGAGGAGGCGCATCTGGCGACCTGGCTCGGCAAACGGCTGTCGATCCCGAACCTGAAGGTGCCGGACCTGCAGTCCCTCGGCTTCCGGCTCGTCGGCGGACGGCTGCTACCGGTGGATGGAAAGCCGGGCGCGATGTTCATGTACGAAAACCAGGCGGGCGAACGCCTGACCGCGCTGGTCGGCCGCAACAAGGCGAACCGGACGACGAGCTTCCGCTTCGCCTCCGCCGGCGGTGTCGAGACGTTCTACTGGATCGACGGCGAACTCGGTTATGCTGTCACCGGCGAGATTTCGCGCGACATGCTGCGGCAGGTGGCCGAGGAGTGCTACAAGCAGTTTCCGTCGTGA
- a CDS encoding RNA polymerase sigma factor: protein MKTPAPETFEGQILALLPSLRRYSRSLTRSDADGEDLLQDCVEKVLARRSQWRGLNLRGWALTIMTNLYRNTRRQTPPGMMVELDSAEVLPSPETPADPLERLRLEDALNSLSEENRAVLMLVVIEGYTYSEVAAALDIPVGTVMSRLSRARQRLGDRMKADNVITLRRPK from the coding sequence GTGAAGACACCCGCACCTGAAACATTCGAGGGCCAGATCCTGGCCCTCCTTCCCTCCCTCCGGCGCTATTCGCGAAGCCTCACCCGCTCCGACGCCGATGGCGAGGATCTGCTGCAGGACTGTGTCGAGAAAGTGCTTGCCCGCCGTTCGCAGTGGCGCGGCCTGAACCTGCGCGGCTGGGCACTGACCATCATGACCAATCTCTACCGCAACACGCGCCGCCAGACCCCGCCCGGCATGATGGTCGAGCTTGACAGTGCCGAGGTCCTGCCCTCGCCTGAGACGCCCGCCGACCCGCTGGAACGCTTGCGGCTGGAAGATGCGCTGAACAGCCTTTCGGAGGAGAACCGTGCCGTGCTGATGCTGGTGGTCATCGAAGGCTATACCTACAGCGAGGTGGCCGCCGCGCTCGACATACCCGTCGGCACCGTCATGTCACGCCTGTCGCGCGCCCGCCAGAGGCTTGGGGACCGAATGAAGGCTGACAATGTGATTACGCTTCGGAGACCGAAATGA
- a CDS encoding COG4315 family predicted lipoprotein, whose product MKSAKFLIAFAVASAAATAAFAAEPVMTVETAKGKVLAGENGMTLYTFKKDTKGVSNCYDQCAKNWPPLKAASDAKADGAYSIIDRKDGTKQWAKDGMPLYFWVKDTKKGDITGDGVGGNWELAKP is encoded by the coding sequence ATGAAATCCGCAAAATTCTTGATCGCTTTCGCCGTCGCATCCGCTGCGGCAACGGCTGCATTCGCGGCAGAGCCGGTGATGACCGTCGAGACCGCCAAGGGCAAAGTGCTTGCCGGCGAAAACGGCATGACGCTCTACACCTTCAAGAAGGATACGAAGGGCGTTTCCAATTGCTACGACCAATGCGCCAAGAACTGGCCGCCGCTGAAGGCCGCTAGCGATGCGAAGGCCGATGGGGCATATTCGATCATCGATCGCAAGGATGGCACGAAGCAATGGGCCAAGGACGGCATGCCGCTCTATTTCTGGGTGAAGGATACCAAGAAGGGCGATATCACCGGCGATGGCGTGGGCGGCAATTGGGAGCTTGCCAAGCCCTGA
- a CDS encoding ABC-F family ATP-binding cassette domain-containing protein, which translates to MPASITVSNLSWSTPDGRPLFSNLDLNFGTDRAGLVGRNGVGKTTLLKLISGELQLQSGTIALGGSLGVLRQSVQVEADETVGDLFGVTGALAVLRRAEVGEATVEELASADWTLEARMASALDRTGIDAEAGTRLAALSGGQRTRARLAALIFIEPDFLILDEPTNNLDRDGRRAVIDLLANWRAGAIAVSHDRELLETMDAIVELTTLGATRYGGNWSQYRERKAVELAAAQHDLADAEKRVAEVERSAQATAERQARRDRAGRKKAAKGDMPRIVAGALKRRSEATRGDNARLAERRRTQALEDAAAAHEKIEILQPFSVTLPPAGLPANKVVLKMDSATAGYRPADAVLSDLSFEIVGPERIAVTGPNGSGKTTLLALATGELKPWTGTVSVMTKFAMLDQQVSLLDPSISIRDNFLRINPRAAENACRSALARFMFRADAALQIVSTLSGGQLLRAGLACVLGGPKPPSLLILDEPTNHLDIDSIAAVESGLRAYDGALLVVSHDDVFLDGIGITRRLELPTGHSPA; encoded by the coding sequence ATGCCTGCATCCATCACTGTCTCCAATCTGTCGTGGTCCACGCCTGACGGCCGGCCGCTTTTCTCAAATCTCGATCTGAACTTCGGCACGGACCGCGCAGGTCTTGTCGGCCGCAACGGCGTTGGCAAGACGACGCTTCTCAAGTTGATCTCCGGCGAACTCCAGCTTCAGTCCGGGACGATAGCTTTGGGCGGTAGCCTGGGCGTGCTGCGCCAAAGCGTCCAGGTGGAGGCCGACGAAACGGTTGGCGATCTCTTCGGCGTGACCGGGGCGCTCGCCGTCCTTCGGCGGGCCGAGGTGGGCGAAGCGACGGTCGAAGAGCTTGCGTCTGCCGACTGGACGCTGGAAGCACGCATGGCCTCCGCTCTCGATCGCACCGGGATCGATGCTGAGGCCGGAACACGTCTTGCCGCGCTATCGGGCGGACAGCGCACGCGGGCGAGACTTGCCGCACTGATCTTCATCGAGCCCGATTTTCTCATCCTCGACGAGCCGACCAATAATCTCGACCGCGATGGACGCCGAGCCGTCATCGACCTGCTCGCAAACTGGCGGGCGGGAGCCATCGCCGTTAGCCATGACCGGGAACTGCTCGAAACCATGGACGCGATCGTCGAGTTGACGACGCTCGGTGCGACCCGTTACGGCGGCAACTGGAGCCAGTACCGGGAGCGCAAGGCTGTCGAGCTGGCTGCAGCGCAGCATGATCTCGCCGACGCTGAGAAGCGTGTGGCCGAGGTTGAGCGAAGCGCGCAAGCGACAGCCGAACGGCAAGCGCGCAGGGATCGCGCCGGCCGGAAGAAGGCAGCCAAGGGTGACATGCCGCGCATCGTCGCCGGCGCATTGAAACGGCGTAGCGAAGCAACACGCGGCGACAACGCCCGGCTTGCCGAACGCAGGCGTACCCAGGCGCTTGAAGACGCCGCCGCCGCGCACGAGAAGATCGAAATCCTGCAGCCTTTTTCGGTGACGCTGCCGCCGGCTGGACTGCCTGCCAACAAGGTTGTCCTGAAGATGGACTCCGCGACGGCAGGCTATCGGCCTGCCGATGCGGTCCTTAGCGATCTGTCCTTCGAGATCGTTGGACCGGAGCGCATCGCCGTTACCGGCCCAAACGGTTCGGGCAAGACGACATTGCTGGCCCTTGCCACCGGGGAGTTGAAGCCATGGACCGGGACGGTTTCAGTCATGACCAAGTTCGCAATGCTCGACCAGCAGGTGAGCCTGCTCGATCCGTCGATCTCGATTCGCGACAATTTTCTGCGGATAAACCCGCGCGCGGCGGAAAATGCCTGCCGGTCGGCGCTCGCCCGCTTCATGTTCAGGGCCGATGCGGCGCTCCAGATCGTATCGACGCTCAGCGGCGGCCAGCTGCTGCGGGCCGGCTTGGCGTGCGTTCTGGGCGGACCGAAACCACCCTCGCTCCTGATCCTCGACGAACCGACCAATCATCTCGACATCGATTCGATCGCTGCGGTCGAAAGCGGATTGCGTGCCTATGACGGCGCGCTACTGGTCGTCAGTCACGATGACGTCTTTCTGGACGGCATTGGGATTACGCGCAGACTGGAATTGCCTACGGGCCATTCACCAGCTTGA
- a CDS encoding DUF922 domain-containing Zn-dependent protease — translation MMLAVPVPAAAQAEWLAVEQARPYAITGKSGAELYASIGEHGPKAGIGRVIAHTTFKLTWTRKYEPQPDKSCKLTVARPKLIITYTLPKPSTQLPPATKVSWESFITGVETHERWHGETIKHMVKAIEAYSLGLTAADDPECSKIRVVLTKRLGELSGYQRQQGRDFDKVEMGQGGNIQQLILKLVNGP, via the coding sequence ATGATGTTGGCTGTGCCGGTGCCCGCTGCCGCCCAGGCGGAATGGCTGGCCGTCGAACAGGCCAGGCCCTACGCCATCACCGGCAAATCGGGCGCCGAGCTCTACGCATCGATCGGCGAACATGGCCCGAAGGCCGGCATCGGACGCGTGATCGCGCATACTACCTTCAAGCTCACCTGGACCAGGAAGTACGAGCCGCAGCCGGACAAATCCTGCAAGCTGACGGTGGCGCGGCCGAAACTGATCATCACGTACACGCTGCCGAAGCCTTCGACGCAGCTACCGCCTGCGACCAAGGTGAGTTGGGAGAGCTTCATTACAGGCGTCGAGACCCACGAGCGCTGGCACGGCGAAACCATCAAGCATATGGTCAAGGCGATCGAGGCCTACAGCCTTGGCCTCACCGCCGCCGACGATCCGGAGTGCAGCAAGATCCGCGTCGTGCTGACGAAACGCCTCGGCGAACTCTCCGGTTACCAGCGCCAGCAGGGCCGCGATTTCGACAAGGTCGAGATGGGCCAAGGCGGCAATATCCAGCAGCTCATCCTCAAGCTGGTGAATGGCCCGTAG